The genomic segment GCGAAAATTACACCGTCTGAATTTATAATTTTTTCAATTAGTTTATCTCTATCGTCTTTTAATGGACATAATTCTTCACCTTTATCCATACACAATATGCAGCCTTTACAGGTTCCCAAGTTATAATCACTTAACTGAACTATTTCATATTCTATATCTCCAAGTAATCTTAGTTTTTGCAGTAAAAGTTCAGTAGTATTATAAGTATGCTTCTTCCTTGCGCTACCAATAAATGCAGTAACTTTCATAAATGTAGCCCGCCTTCAAATATTTTTTTGTATTCTTGAAAAAGTAATATGTTTAAATCGCTCTTCCTTAGTTTTCTTTATTTTTTCCCTATGAACCTCTTTAATTCAATAATAATATAATATAAACATTTTAGAAATTATTGTCAAATATTTTCAATAAAAATATTAAAAAGATTTTATGATTTTTCTTAGTTCAATCTATCCCTTCTTTAAGCGCAATCTCATTGAGGATGCGCTTAAGAATTTTGGCTTTGATTTTAATATCATCCGGTTTGATATGGTCTATTTTGATTTTCTGGGTAGCTTCATC from the Candidatus Atribacteria bacterium genome contains:
- a CDS encoding flavodoxin family protein encodes the protein MKVTAFIGSARKKHTYNTTELLLQKLRLLGDIEYEIVQLSDYNLGTCKGCILCMDKGEELCPLKDDRDKLIEKIINSDGVIFA